A region from the Mycolicibacterium litorale genome encodes:
- the rseA gene encoding anti-sigma E factor RseA, translating into MVDPGHVFRRAFSWLPAQFASQSDAPVGAPRQFGSTEHLSIEAVAAFVDGELRMSAHLRAASHLSVCPQCAAEVEAQSQARAALRDSQPIAIPNTLLGMLSQIPEHMPRSPVDGPEQSKFADDATRDRRKRR; encoded by the coding sequence ATGGTCGATCCGGGACATGTGTTCCGCCGGGCCTTCTCCTGGTTGCCCGCACAGTTCGCCTCCCAGAGCGACGCCCCGGTGGGCGCACCCCGCCAGTTCGGCTCCACCGAGCACCTCTCCATCGAGGCAGTCGCCGCCTTCGTCGACGGTGAACTGCGGATGAGCGCACACCTGCGCGCGGCCAGCCACCTGTCGGTGTGCCCCCAGTGCGCCGCCGAGGTGGAAGCCCAGAGCCAGGCCCGCGCGGCGTTGCGGGACAGCCAGCCCATCGCGATACCGAACACCCTGCTGGGGATGTTGTCGCAGATCCCGGAACACATGCCGCGGTCCCCGGTCGACGGACCCGAGCAGTCGAAGTTTGCTGACGACGCTACGCGCGACCGGCGTAAACGCCGGTAG